From one Suricata suricatta isolate VVHF042 chromosome 8, meerkat_22Aug2017_6uvM2_HiC, whole genome shotgun sequence genomic stretch:
- the LACTBL1 gene encoding putative beta-lactamase-like 1, which yields MEVDATQELQHFPAGKGEGRDSWCYYYKSKCEQLVVWWPSLPKVRKKWLLPASCSFFFLLSLVMTGCFLWQYHLPKLDTSSLGPEVASAPVRICPRHPEPVPLAHPLPVLKEALEKVDRILRQALSAPGLAAMSAVVIHNDTVLWTGNFGKKNGSDPTSGPPNEYTMYRISSISKIFPVLMLYRLWEEGTVASLDDPLERYASTFTINNPLGMASAPEQQSLMDELEEVGPAPRPSPVTLRRMASQLSGLPRRLRSTSLLWRGSTQEALSLLKDDVLVADPGTRCHYSTLAFSLLAHVLAAHTVQGDYQHWILKNVLEPLGMEDTGFDLTPAVRARLAAGFYGSGRPAPLYDLGWYRPSGQMYSTPADLAKLAMALLGSGPQLLRSDAAKTLLAPLLACSGAYFANETGTPWEFHAQRGYRVVRKDGDLDGYAATFSLVPPLRLSLVLLLAGPRPPGRDLVAQAYDVLLPAMERALRESEPSPAPPPSARPFVGYFTFANQTFYEVRPGPEGELRLRQFGPRVEALVPPAFRTLALRHLRGRVFQLHVAREFPCALPLGDAWLSLEAQHGQLVNFYPLDRHGLSPGFDVPGLNTYGVLRLQRKPVFKTQ from the exons GTGGTTTGGTGGCCCAGCCTGCCGAAAGTGAGAAAGAAGTGGCTCTTGCCAGCTTCCTGCAGCTTCTTCTTCCTGCTCTCCCTGGTTATGACTGGCTGCTTCCTGTGGCAGTACCACCTCCCCAAGCTGGACACCA GTTCCTTGGGACCAGAGGTGGCCTCTGCCCCTGTGAGGATATGTCCCCGGCACCCTGAGCCCGTGCCGCTGGCCCACCCCCTCCCTGTGTTGAAGGAGGCCCTGGAAAAG GTGGACAGGATCCTGCGTCAGGCGCTGTCTGCCCCGGGCCTGGCTGCCATGTCTGCAGTTGTCATCCACAATGATACCGTGCTCTGGACCGGGAACTTCGGGAAGAAGAATGGATCAGACCCGACCTCTGGGCCCCCGAATGAGTACACCATGTACCG GATCTCCAGCATCTCGAAGATCTTTCCAGTCCTCATGCTGTACCGGCTGTGGGAGGAGGGCACCGTAGCCTCTCTAGATGACCCTCTGGAGCGGTATGCCAGCACCTTCACCATTAACAACCCGCTGGGCATGGCATCAGCCCCTGAACAACAGAGCTTGATGGATGAGCTGGAGGAGGTGGGCCCAGCCCCAAGGCCTTCGCCTGTCACCCTCCGAAGGATGGCCAGCCAGCTCTCGG ggcTGCCCAGGAGGCTCCGCTCTACTTCGCTGCTGTGGAGGGGCAGCACCCAGGAGGCCCTGAGCCTGCTCAAGGACGATGTGCTGGTGGCAGACCCGGGAACCAG GTGCCATTACAGCACTCTGGCCTTCTCGCTTCTGGCCCATGTCCTGGCAGCGCACACTGTCCAGGGTGACTACCAGCACTGGATCCTGAAGAACGTGCTGGAACCGCTGGGCATGGAGGACACGGGCTTCGATCTCACGCCCGCAGTGCGCGCCCGCCTGGCAGCTGGCTTCTACGGCAGTGGGCGGCCGGCGCCGCTCTACGACCTGGGCTGGTACCGGCCGTCCGGCCAGATGTACTCCACCCCTGCAGACCTGGCCAAGCTGGCCATGGCGCTCCTGGGCAGCGGGCCCCAGCTCCTGCGGTCCGACGCGGCCAAGACCCTGCTGGCACCGCTGCTGGCCTGCTCGGGCGCCTACTTCGCCAACGAGACGGGCACACCGTGGGAGTTCCACGCACAGAGGGGCTACCGCGTGGTGCGCAAGGACGGCGACCTGGATGGCTACGCCGCCACCTTCTCCCTGGTGCCGCCGCTGCGCCTGAGCCTCGTGCTGCTCCTGGCTGGGCCGCGGCCACCTGGTCGCGACCTGGTGGCACAGGCCTACGACGTGCTTCTGCCCGCCATGGAGAGGGCCCTACGCGAGTCGgagcccagccccgccccgccgcccagCGCGCGCCCCTTCGTGGGCTACTTCACCTTCGCCAATCAGACTTTCTACGAGGTGCGCCCCGGGCCAGAAGGCGAGCTGCGCCTGCGCcagttcgggccccgcgtcgagGCGCTGGTGCCCCCCGCGTTCCGCACGCTGGCGCTGCGTCACCTGCGCGGCCGCGTCTTCCAACTGCACGTGGCCCGCGAGTTCCCGTGCGCGCTGCCGCTTGGCGACGCCTGGCTCTCCCTGGAGGCCCAGCACGGGCAGCTGGTCAACTTCTACCCCCTGGACCGCCATGGACTGTCCCCCGGCTTCGACGTGCCAGGCCTGAACACCTACGGGGTGCTGCGGCTGCAGCGCAAGCCCGTATTCAAGACCCAGTGA